The genomic DNA GCACGACTTATACTGCTTGTCGCACCGTTACCAAGTCCAACACTAAAACCGTTCAAAATCATGAATATCGGTGTTACAAAACCGATTCCCGCAATAGCTGCCTGACCTAGCCCTGCAATCCATATTCCGTCAACGATATTATATGATGCGGTTAAAAGCATTGATATCATTATGGGAATTGCGAGTTTTCTAACAGCAATTTCAGGTTCCCCTCTCATCAGCTCAACATTTTCATTAGCCATGTTACTCCCCCAATATTACTAACTATAATTTTCATATGATATAAGTATACTTAAAATGGAAAATTCGATTGATTAAATCGATGCTGAAAATAAATACCTATTAAATTTAAAAGGAATTTCACATTAACATTAACCCTTTGAAAAATTAAACTAAAATTAAAAGTAGGATATATATCATTAAATTAAAACAAGTCATAAAACCCAAATATCGGCCGTTAATGTAAAATTAAAATTCCAATTGCTCTGCAATGCACATTTTGCATACTGCATTTGGAGATTCAAGATTGGCATCCTTTACAGGGCAGTAAAATTTCCCGTCGTGTTCCTCAACATACAAAGATCCTGGAAATGGAGTTCCCACAGGGTGAATCGGTTCTTCCAATATGAAAGTGGTGTATAATGAGATGATTCCATAGATTAATGGAAATTTAGTTTTTGAAGTCATAGATTCCGCATCATGATATGATTTTAAAGTAGCTACCGCATCGATGAACTCTTCCTTATCTACAGGTTTGTCATAATGATTGTTGTCGCTGTGAACATCCTTTATACGGCCTAAAAAATATTTGGCATAAACTCCATGACTTTTCTGTTTATAACTATCCTGAACGTATTTGGATTCTTCAATCATCTCGGCATTGACGGCCATTAAATCAAATACTGAAATAGTGGCAGAGTATTTCTTTAAAATATCCAGAATAGACTGTGGTGAAACCTCATTCTCGCTTGAGATAACATTTGAAAAATCATCATACATTTCAACACCATACATGAATTAAAATATCTGATTTGTATTAAAAATAATTTTCCAATATGTATCCGGCGCATTAAAATCAGAAAAAATATTTAAATAATTAATCGAATAAAAAAAATATTATGATTAATCCATTTATTGCAGCAATTTTGTCATTTTTTATACCAGGTCTGGGCCAAGTCCTTGCCGGAAGATTGAAAAGAGGCATAATATTTTTTGTAATAGCTATATTAATAGTCATTATTGCAACAGTAATATTCCAGCATTGGATTGTTAGAATATTCGATTTATTATTTGCATTATTTGCTGCATACGATGCCTACCAAATGGCAAGAATCAGAATAAGAAGATATTAATCTTTTTTATTTCTTTTTTTAAAGGGTCAAAAAGTAAACTCCCAACAGAATAACCAACAGCACCACATTCAAAACTGTGAAAATAATCAAATATCTGATTTTAAATTCATCGCATTCACGAACAAGAATCTTATAAGAAATAAGATTTGCCATAGAAGCTATAAGAGTTCCAAAACCACCTATATTAATTCCAACAATAATGGCTTCGTAATTTGTACTGAAACCACTAAGCAGCATTGCTGCAGGAACATTAGAGATTATTTGAGAAGAAACAACACCCCAAATGACTTCATTACCTATGATAAATCTTTTAAATATAGATGTGAATAACGGAATATTTTCCAGGTTTCCAATCAATACAAAAAGCGCTATAAAAGTCAAAAGCAGAAAGTAATCGATACCGCTGAAAACCCTTTTAAAGAAATTATTATATGAAACTTCAACTTCACCCATTACAGGTAAATCAATATTATCCTTTGGAACAAAAAATGACACTATGACTAAAAATATTACTGAAACAACAATATACGGCAAAAGCAGTAGGAAAAATGACTCAAATGAAACATTGGAGACCGTATACATGACAATATTATGTGGAGCCCCTATAGGAAGAACCATACAGCCAACATTGGCGGCAATAGTCTGCAGAGATACTGTCAATATTGTCAAATCCATTCTGTCCACTTTTTTTAATGCAAGAATGGAAAATGGAACAAATATAATTAATGAAACATCATTGGT from Methanobrevibacter sp. includes the following:
- a CDS encoding DUF2115 domain-containing protein, encoding MYDDFSNVISSENEVSPQSILDILKKYSATISVFDLMAVNAEMIEESKYVQDSYKQKSHGVYAKYFLGRIKDVHSDNNHYDKPVDKEEFIDAVATLKSYHDAESMTSKTKFPLIYGIISLYTTFILEEPIHPVGTPFPGSLYVEEHDGKFYCPVKDANLESPNAVCKMCIAEQLEF
- a CDS encoding SLC13 family permease, which encodes MNKGIAKSIDFFKKEIVFSISLILAIISCFFVKPSFDYLNYINWDTIILLFIIMLIVEILKNLAIFEILVRKLLTRIANTRSLVLLLVFTCFFSSIFITNDVSLIIFVPFSILALKKVDRMDLTILTVSLQTIAANVGCMVLPIGAPHNIVMYTVSNVSFESFFLLLLPYIVVSVIFLVIVSFFVPKDNIDLPVMGEVEVSYNNFFKRVFSGIDYFLLLTFIALFVLIGNLENIPLFTSIFKRFIIGNEVIWGVVSSQIISNVPAAMLLSGFSTNYEAIIVGINIGGFGTLIASMANLISYKILVRECDEFKIRYLIIFTVLNVVLLVILLGVYFLTL